A window of Phycisphaerae bacterium contains these coding sequences:
- a CDS encoding decaprenyl-phosphate phosphoribosyltransferase, whose amino-acid sequence MAKPFAYIRLLRPVHWSKNVFVFAALIFAEQNLMFEPDKIVATLIAFGSFCLISSFAYVINDIHDVEQDRLHPRKRKRPLASGEVPMHAAWTLAVALVLAGVFLAFGFKFLLGVVAAAYLLLNVGYSFWFKHMLIIDVMCIAIGFVLRALAGVFAIGVPLSPWLIVCTFTLCLFVGFGKRRTELAVAKNDHQLASDRRPVLANYTLELLGHLLSISAALAVITFLLYTMDPSTAAKFGTNYLIYTVPFVVYGVFRFAVIIQTGKYDGPMELLVEDRPFQATVIVWLVLAAVIVHEGPQIRIWLHRLADWY is encoded by the coding sequence ATGGCTAAACCGTTCGCGTATATCCGGCTGCTGCGGCCGGTGCACTGGAGCAAGAACGTCTTCGTGTTCGCGGCGCTGATCTTCGCCGAGCAGAACCTGATGTTCGAGCCCGACAAGATCGTCGCGACCCTCATCGCCTTCGGGTCGTTCTGCCTGATTTCGAGTTTCGCGTACGTCATCAACGACATCCACGACGTCGAGCAGGACCGGCTGCACCCGCGCAAGCGCAAGCGTCCGCTGGCCAGCGGCGAGGTGCCGATGCACGCCGCGTGGACGCTGGCGGTGGCGCTGGTGCTGGCCGGGGTGTTTCTGGCGTTCGGGTTCAAATTCCTGTTGGGCGTCGTGGCGGCGGCGTACCTGCTGCTGAACGTCGGTTATTCGTTCTGGTTCAAGCACATGCTGATCATCGACGTGATGTGCATCGCCATCGGCTTTGTGCTGCGGGCGCTGGCCGGGGTGTTCGCGATCGGCGTCCCGCTGAGCCCGTGGTTGATCGTCTGCACATTCACGCTGTGCCTGTTCGTGGGGTTCGGCAAACGGCGGACGGAACTGGCGGTGGCCAAGAACGACCACCAGCTCGCCAGCGACCGTCGGCCGGTGCTGGCCAACTACACGCTGGAGCTTCTGGGCCACCTGCTGAGCATCTCAGCCGCCCTGGCCGTCATCACGTTCCTGCTTTACACGATGGACCCGAGCACGGCTGCCAAGTTCGGCACCAACTACCTGATCTACACGGTGCCTTTCGTGGTCTACGGCGTTTTCCGGTTCGCGGTGATCATCCAGACCGGCAAGTACGACGGGCCGATGGAACTGCTGGTCGAGGACCGGCCGTTTCAGGCGACGGTGATCGTGTGGCTGGTGCTGGCCGCGGTGATCGTCCACGAAGGCCCGCAGATTCGGATCTGGCTTCACCGGTTGGCCGACTGGTACTGA
- a CDS encoding SDR family oxidoreductase produces MRILIAGGAGFIGSHLTRRYARDGHHVIVVDNLVTAPSWNLSLLHRYDTIEFVKHDICEPLPFDVGPLDAVIDMACPASPVDFEPLSLEILRVCSAGVGNLLELARANGCPFLHASTSECYGDPQVHPQPESYWGHVNPIGPRSCYDEGKRFAEALVVNYHRRHGVPTHLARIFNTYGPDMRLSDGRVMPSFITQALRNEPVTPYGDGSQTRSFCYVDDLVEGLVRLLESDYVYPVNLGNPDEVTIRQLAEEIIDITGSTSRIAYRPLPQDDPKVRRPDIGLARELLNWSPRTDRIEGLKATVDYFRQKLDEGHG; encoded by the coding sequence ATGCGGATTTTGATCGCGGGAGGAGCGGGGTTTATCGGTTCGCATCTGACGCGGCGTTACGCCCGCGACGGCCACCACGTGATCGTGGTGGACAACCTGGTGACCGCGCCGTCGTGGAACCTGAGCCTTCTGCACCGCTACGACACGATCGAGTTCGTCAAGCACGATATTTGCGAGCCGTTGCCGTTCGACGTGGGGCCGCTGGACGCGGTGATCGATATGGCGTGTCCGGCCAGCCCGGTGGACTTTGAGCCGCTGTCGCTGGAGATTTTGCGGGTCTGCTCGGCGGGCGTGGGCAACCTGTTGGAGCTGGCCCGGGCCAACGGCTGCCCGTTCCTCCACGCCAGCACCAGCGAATGCTACGGCGATCCTCAGGTGCATCCGCAGCCGGAGAGTTATTGGGGGCACGTGAACCCGATCGGTCCGCGAAGCTGCTACGACGAGGGCAAGCGGTTCGCCGAGGCGCTGGTGGTCAACTACCACCGGCGGCACGGCGTGCCGACCCACCTGGCGCGGATTTTCAACACCTACGGCCCGGACATGCGCTTAAGCGACGGTCGGGTCATGCCGTCGTTCATCACCCAGGCTTTGCGGAACGAGCCGGTCACGCCGTACGGCGACGGTTCGCAGACCCGCAGCTTCTGCTATGTCGATGATCTGGTCGAGGGCCTGGTGCGGCTTTTGGAGTCGGACTACGTGTATCCGGTGAATCTCGGCAACCCCGATGAGGTGACGATTCGCCAACTGGCCGAGGAGATCATCGACATTACCGGAAGCACCAGCCGCATCGCGTACCGCCCGTTGCCCCAGGACGACCCGAAGGTCCGCCGGCCGGACATCGGTCTGGCCCGGGAACTGTTGAACTGGTCTCCGCGGACCGATAGAATAGAAGGCCTGAAGGCAACGGTCGATTACTTCCGCCAGAAGCTGGACGAAGGGCATGGCTAA
- the recR gene encoding recombination protein RecR, translating to MASEVLDRLISHLEKLPGLGRRSAERIAFYLLRTDRDDVFALAEAVRDLKLKLTHCSVCYNLTDVDPCRICSDPRRDQSVVCVVEQPKDLATLESIGSFGGVYHVLMGRLAPLEGVEASDLTIEALVRRIESGQVKEVIMATNPTLEGDSTALNVASRLAGLPVKITRLARGVAVGGQLEFTSKATLADALTGRKEL from the coding sequence ATGGCTTCCGAGGTGTTGGACAGGCTGATTTCGCATTTGGAGAAACTGCCCGGCCTTGGCCGTCGCAGCGCCGAGCGGATCGCCTTTTACCTGTTGCGGACGGATCGGGACGACGTGTTCGCCCTGGCTGAGGCTGTTCGCGACCTGAAACTGAAGCTGACGCACTGCAGCGTGTGCTACAACCTGACCGACGTGGACCCGTGCCGGATCTGCAGCGATCCGCGGCGCGACCAGTCGGTGGTGTGCGTGGTCGAGCAGCCCAAGGACCTGGCGACGCTTGAGAGCATCGGTTCGTTCGGCGGGGTGTACCACGTCCTGATGGGGCGTCTGGCCCCGCTGGAAGGGGTCGAGGCGTCGGACCTGACCATCGAGGCGCTGGTCCGGCGGATCGAGTCGGGTCAGGTCAAAGAGGTGATCATGGCCACGAATCCGACGCTGGAGGGCGACAGCACGGCGCTGAACGTGGCTTCGCGGCTGGCCGGGCTGCCGGTGAAGATCACGCGGCTGGCCCGGGGCGTGGCGGTGGGCGGTCAGTTGGAGTTCACCTCCAAGGCCACGCTGGCCGATGCCTTGACCGGGCGCAAGGAGCTTTAA
- a CDS encoding YbaB/EbfC family nucleoid-associated protein — translation MFGSLGNMMGLLGNLGKIGKEYKQAMEELKAKRIEGRAGGEQVRAVVNGLGDLVEIKIAPELVAGGDVEMVEDLVLAAVNSATEQAREVAQEQMAKLTESLPLGPLKGLLGQ, via the coding sequence ATGTTCGGATCGTTAGGCAATATGATGGGCCTGCTGGGCAACCTGGGCAAGATCGGCAAAGAATATAAGCAGGCCATGGAAGAGCTCAAGGCCAAGCGGATCGAGGGACGGGCCGGGGGCGAGCAGGTCCGCGCGGTGGTCAACGGATTGGGCGACCTGGTCGAGATCAAGATTGCCCCGGAACTGGTCGCCGGCGGTGACGTCGAGATGGTCGAGGACCTGGTGCTGGCGGCGGTGAACTCGGCGACCGAACAGGCCCGGGAGGTGGCGCAGGAACAGATGGCCAAGTTAACCGAGAGTCTGCCCCTGGGCCCGCTGAAGGGACTTCTGGGGCAGTAG
- a CDS encoding 6,7-dimethyl-8-ribityllumazine synthase — protein sequence MGQEFAGKLVVQPAHRFVVLVSRFNSFISQQLLVGAKDVLIRHGASEEQIDVAWVPGSYELALTAKRLAAAGRYQAVIALGAIIRGQTPHFDHVASQTARGLAQVGLETMVPVVFGVITADNLEQAIDRAGTKAGNKGADAAMTAIEMINLFESLEK from the coding sequence ATGGGTCAGGAATTCGCCGGTAAGCTGGTCGTTCAGCCGGCCCATCGTTTTGTGGTTCTGGTCAGCCGGTTCAACAGCTTCATTTCCCAGCAGCTTCTGGTCGGGGCCAAGGACGTCCTGATCCGCCACGGGGCGAGCGAGGAGCAGATCGACGTGGCGTGGGTGCCGGGCTCGTACGAGCTGGCCCTGACCGCCAAACGCCTGGCGGCGGCGGGCCGGTACCAGGCGGTGATCGCTTTGGGCGCGATCATCCGCGGTCAGACGCCACACTTTGACCACGTGGCCTCGCAGACCGCCCGCGGGCTGGCCCAGGTGGGGCTCGAGACGATGGTTCCGGTGGTTTTCGGGGTCATTACCGCCGACAATCTGGAGCAGGCGATCGACCGGGCGGGAACCAAGGCGGGCAACAAGGGGGCCGACGCGGCGATGACCGCGATCGAGATGATCAACCTGTTCGAATCGCTGGAAAAATAG